TTTCATATCGTCAGATAATATGCATACGCTTATTCAGAAGCTCGACAGCAATATTAAGTGGTGGTCGATGTATGCCTGTTTGCTCGGgttcttctatttcttttcttctccatttaTAGGCAAGACTATAAAACCAAGTTATTCTAACTTCAGTCGCTGGTAGGccatctcttttattttcttttgcaaaaataaatcttacctatttcttttatatccTTCTTTTAAGTATTTCAAAAAAGGAATCTAGGATCTGTAAAATGAGCATTGATAATTTGAGTGTTTTACTTTTCAGGTATATAGCCTGGATATTGGTGGCTGCATTATATCATCTTCCTAGTTTTCAATCAATGGGAGTTGATTTGAGGATGaatctttctttgtttttgacAATCTATGTATCTtccattttgtttcttctcgTATTCCACATTATTTTCATTGGGCTCTGGTATATCGGTCTCGTTGCTCGTGTGGCTGGCAGGAGACCTGCAATTCTGACAATTCTTCAAAATTGTGCGGTATGTACTAAGAATGCATCGTGAGGAAAATCCAACTTGCTTGGTTCTTATTTCTGCCCCTATTGTTGTGTAGGTTATAAGTGTAGCATGTTGTGTATTTTATAGCCACTGTGGTAACCGTGCTATTATGAGAGAAAAGACATTTGAAAGGAGGTACTCGGNNNNNNNNNNATGAATCAATTTAAAGATCAAGTTTGTTCATCTTGGTTTGCTCCGGTTGGTTCTGCTAgtgattatccatttttatcaaaatggGTCATCTATGGCGAGGTATGATTTTTCGTtgttatttagtatttttcttatcattgGTTAATTATCTCACGCTGCTGTGCATTTGTGTTACACGTTTTCAGCTGACTTGTAGCGGTGGCTCGTGTGCAGAATCACCAGCTGAAATTTCTCCAATATATTCACTATGGGCCACTTTTATAGGCCTCTACATTGCCAATTATGTTGTCGAAAGATCGACAGGGTGAGAATTAACTTATAACCTTGCTGTATAATTCATAAGTTTAACATATTTTGCCTTTTTTATTGTCTGCTAAGGTCCATTCTGAAGCATTAAAGATAAATCATGAGACTGTGGGTTAATTTAATCATGAtcctttttcattcatttacTTATTTTGCTTGGTTAGGCTGTAATAATGGGTGCAAACAATGAGTTCAAGAGTAGTCTGTTGGTTCTATTCAACTGGCCACTATTGCATTGCCTTTCCAAATCCATAtcatttcttgtttgttttattctttgtttacTATTTAAGTAAACTTGGGAGGTTGTATATCGCGCAAATATTGGGGAAGTTTTTGAAATGTTGTCCCCTCTCGTCATGTTTCCAATCTCTTATTTAGTCAGTAGATTGATCTGCTGTCTCCTTGGTGTCTAACAATAACAGATGGGCCCTTACTCACCCCGTGTCGcaaaaagaatttgagaagttgaaaaagaagcaaatgaAGCCTGACTTCTTGGATATGGTCCCTTGGTATTCAGGGtatctctctgtctctctttctctttctgtgtgtgtctgtgtgtgtgtctgaGACACATGGATGCAGTTCTTTACAATCAGATGGATACTCTCAATCATGATAACCTTTCTAATGATATGATGTAGGACATCTGCTGATTTATTTAAGACAGTCTTTGACCTGCTGGTATCAGTGACGGTGTTTGTTGGGCGTTTTGACATGCGTATGATGCAGGTATCTATGACATTTCAATCTTGTTGACATAGTTTTTAGTATGTTCGAATCGACTGATCTTCAATGAGGGTTTCTTACCCTTTCACTTTTTACATAAGTTCAGTGGAGCCTGCTTATTGGGACTTTGCTTTAGTCTTGGTCGTGTATCCGAAAGATATATCTCTTGTTGATGAATCTACTAACAGGAGGAAGAGTTGTAGTCAATGTGTTTGagaatgttttcttttttctcgtAACAAGGATACTTCCTTTTGCTAATTGTTggtatttttttgataaattattttaatttttcatcaaacaGTAAGTTGATAGCTTTATTCTGTGATGCTGTACTGATTGTTGGTGCCATCTTTTGATAGGCTGCAATGAGTAGGGTTGAAGATGGAGCGAAGCAAGAAGATCTTTTGTACGACCAGTTCAGTGAGGACGATGAACTTTGGTTTGACTTTATGGCGGATACTGGTGATGGTGGAAATTCTTCGTATAGTGTGGCACGGCTTCTTGCTCAGCCATCAGTTAGAATTCGGAGTAATGATTCTCTGGTTACACTGCCACGTGCTAACCTGCTCCTTATCGGGGGTGATCTTGCGTAAGCTCTCTAACTTCTTTTCTGCCACTAAtgtttttttggattttggtttagCCGTTTAGGTTTCGTCAGGTAAATGAAAGCTTTTCTTGTGATAGCTTAATATCTAAGTAATTGTTCAGTATTATAAGGACCATATCAATTTTCTGGTAAAATAGCATATTGATAGGACTTCATGTCTTCATTACTTTCGGATGCATAGCTAGGATTCTAGAAGACTATATGCTTCCATCATATTGATAACAGGATTATgtcattttctataattagtCGTAGTTCTTATCATATCCacaaaataattccatttgTTCTACATTTGGTAAGTTAGTTGCTTCCTGCTCCTGTTGCATTATGCTGCACTGGCCTTTGGTTTGGTCTAAGGGTTAATATACCTGCAAACTAATGGGGTTTAATCTTTCTAGCTTCTGTGCAATGTTCCTTGAATCCGGTAATTTCTTCTGCCAGATAACAAACAGATTTTATTACAGGCACAAATGTTGCTGTTTGGTTTTTTTGGTAGTCAGCAGTATCTTTTCTGTTAATTCATCCTATCAGCCTGCTAATGAAAATTTATCTAAGGCTCTGTTTGCTTTGTTGGGTGGGATAAGTGGGGGATAGGAAAACCGGGGTTGAATGTAGGATAGGATCAggtatgaattaataattcagCATTTACTACATTGTCTCTCAAGAAGATAATAATTCAGCATTTACTACATTGTCTCTCAAGAAGATAATAATTCAGCATTTACTACATTGTCTCAAACaaagatgataaaattatgtatgtgCTAATACACCATTTACTACATAGGATAACATGTGTgattaaatgcaaaattcCCAAATTGACCCAAGAATCTTTAGGTGGGCCCAATTTAGAAGGACATTACAGACAATTTGCACCCTATGGGTCCAATGGGATAGGCCTGGGATAAGTTATCCACACCCTTGAGGTGGGATAAATTTTCCCCGGCTAATTGAGCCACAATAGCAAGTCTGACCATTTGCTAGTAAACTTCGAACTAGGTAGGTTTGGGAAGGATAAGTAAACACCAGCCTAGGTTGAGATTGGACCCGTTATCTGGCTCCATCCCACCTTGTAAATTACCTAAATGTTTAACTTGGGAAAATGGGTTTGTTTGGACTTTTATCATCCTTGTCAAAATGGTTAAAAGCCAATTACACAGTTATTTCTTTGCTGGTTATTTCTTGGTCTTATCTATTATAGATTAAGATCACTGCAATTTTGGATTTTCAGATAGTTTATGTTAGTTTAAGTACcctcaaactttttttttgatCTGAAAGTACTCTCTAACTGacatacatattatatgtCTTATAATGTTAAAAGTTAGGAATCGGTGGTTTATTTCTTAACTATGGCTTGTTATTATGAGCTGACAGTTTTAACtattttcatcttcatcaatGTAAAAtctcttaattttaaatgtgtaTTGAATAATATCCGAGTTCTGATTTTGGAGAGGagtattttattgatgttagCATGGCCTgagaaagtgtaaattttgtCCCTGATGGTTGCAGGTGTTTGTTGattaaacaaacttgctatcTTATTGTTGtttactatattatattataagataCTGATATATCACCTGCTGGATccaaaattagtttatttggTAGGTATTCTGAATtgcatgtttgtttttcagGTATCCTAATCCATCAACATTTACATATGAGAGACGCCTTTTCCGTCCTTTTGAATATGCTCTTCAGCCTCCTGTCTGGTATAAAGAGGAGCATATAGCTGTGAACAAACCAGAATTGCCTTGTGGGGTGTCAACACTTAAGCAGTATGATGGGCCTCAGTGCTTCCTCATACCTGGAAATCATGGTTGGTTTTAGTTCTTCATCCAGGCTTTCTTCTAATGCCTTCATTTGTTACTCTCTAGAATCACTGGCATgttgtgtttatttttaactataattgctttgcactaattaatttttgtattttagttgTCTTTAGCTCCTCCTTTGCCAGTACAATTTTGACATGATTTAGCATCTTTGCTGGTTTACAGATTGGTTTGATGGGCTTCAAACATTTATGCGGTATATTTGCCACAAGAGCTGGTTAGGCGGATGGTTTATGCCTCAAAAGAAGAGCTATTTTGCCCTTCAGCTACCAAAAGGATGGTGGGTCTTTGGTCTTGACCTTGCTCTCCATTGTGATATTGATGTCTACCAATTCAAGTTCTTCTCGGAACTGATTAAGGAAAAGGTACCCTCTTTAGGTTCTGGTTgtaaatgttatattatgGTTGCTGGGAGCTGAAACAATCCATTTGTTTGGTTTACTATTGTTTAtgtcataaaataaaagactaaCTGCAATAAGCGAGCATTTACTAACAATTTAAACCAGACATAAAGTTTGAATGCTAGAACAAATAAGCTATTGACCGGAGGACTAGTTTTGTTGATTACATGAATTAGAGCATGTTTGAGCTTGAGTAAATCACGTTCTAGTTGTTTTCAGCCGGTTGTCTATCTTGAAATGATTTGACTACAAGTTGAAAGAACAGAAGAAATCACCTAGaaataatgatgaaaaattcAGATGTGAACAAAAATGGATTCTTctttaacttttcttttttgttgaatttactTTGTCATCATCTCTGATATATCTTTATTACCTTGTTCCTGGTCCTGAATGTTTATATATCCTGTGATGCAGCAGAGAAATAATGCACGTAATTTTCTAAATCCTACAAGTGTTTCCACAAAAACTCCCTCTTGAAATATAAtccataaataataaaatccatGAAAATTGTCAAGTGCCGCCCATATCTTGCTTTCCTTTTCGTTTGCATCGTAATTGCTCTTTTAGTTGCTTTTTGGCTGATATTCTGCCaggtgaatatttttatttatttacaatattttccAGGTAGGGGACTATGATTCTGTGATTATCATGACCCATGAACCTAATTGGCTTCTCGATTGGTACTGGAATGATGTGACTGGGAAGAACATCTCACACCTGATACGTGACCATCTAAGAGGGAGGTGTAAGCTTCGAATGGCTGGGGACTTGCATCATTACATGCGTCATTCATACATTCCATCAGAGAAGCCTGTATACGTGCAGCATTTGCTTGTTAATGGTTGTGGTGGGGCTTTTCTGCATCCGACTCATGTCTTTAGTGGTTTTAACAGTTTAGATGGGGTATCTTATGAAAGCAAGGCATCTTATCCATCTTTTGAAGACTCAAGCAGGGTATACATAAACTGTATCATAATACGACTACTTTGTCAAAGGCTAACCTTATCATATTTGACGCCAATTATGTTGATAATCTGATGCAGATTGCTTTAGGAAATATACTGAAGTTTCGGAAGAAAAATTGGCAGTTTGACTTCATTGGTGGCATTATATACTTTATCTTGGCCTTTTCCATGTTTCCACAGGT
The window above is part of the Sesamum indicum cultivar Zhongzhi No. 13 linkage group LG7, S_indicum_v1.0, whole genome shotgun sequence genome. Proteins encoded here:
- the LOC105166233 gene encoding uncharacterized protein LOC105166233 (The sequence of the model RefSeq protein was modified relative to this genomic sequence to represent the inferred CDS: added 246 bases not found in genome assembly), whose product is MGSDKHPVGLLDTLNMETVRTIFTHTYPYPHEHSRHAVIAVFIGCLFFISSDNMHTLIQKLDSNIKWWSMYACLLGFFYFFSSPFIGKTIKPSYSNFSRWYIAWILVAALYHLPSFQSMGVDLRMNLSLFLTIYVSSILFLLVFHIIFIGLWYIGLVARVAGRRPAILTILQNCAVISVACCVFYSHCGNRAIMREKTFERRYSGWFTLWNKEERNSWLAKFVRMNQFKDQVCSSWFAPVGSASDYPFLSKWVIYGELTCSGGSCAESPAEISPIYSLWATFIGLYIANYVVERSTGWALTHPVSQKEFEKLKKKQMKPDFLDMVPWYSGTSADLFKTVFDLLVSVTVFVGRFDMRMMQAAMSRVEDGAKQEDLLYDQFSEDDELWFDFMADTGDGGNSSYSVARLLAQPSVRIRSNDSLVTLPRANLLLIGGDLAYPNPSTFTYERRLFRPFEYALQPPVWYKEEHIAVNKPELPCGVSTLKQYDGPQCFLIPGNHDWFDGLQTFMRYICHKSWLGGWFMPQKKSYFALQLPKGWWVFGLDLALHCDIDVYQFKFFSELIKEKVGDYDSVIIMTHEPNWLLDWYWNDVTGKNISHLIRDHLRGRCKLRMAGDLHHYMRHSYIPSEKPVYVQHLLVNGCGGAFLHPTHVFSGFNSLDGVSYESKASYPSFEDSSRIALGNILKFRKKNWQFDFIGGIIYFILAFSMFPQCKLDHILQDDTFSGHLKSFFGTVWDAFVYMLGSSYVSSAGAFFLLVTAITFVPSKVSRKRKVIIGILHVSAHLSAALILMVLLELGIETCIRHKLLATSGYHTLYEWYRSVESEHFPDPTGLRARIEQWTFGLYPACIKYLMSAFDIPEVMAVSRNNICKNGMDSLSRGGAAIYYASVFLYFWVFSTPIVSLVFGSYLYVCINWLHIHFDEAFSSLRIANYKSFTRFHINLKGDLEVFTLAVDKVPKEWKLDPSWEGESKLPQNLSHRRKFPSKWRSASSQQDPLNTVRIVDQFVIEKTVEPEFSSVNGSVTH